A stretch of DNA from Staphylococcus equorum:
ATCTTTATTTGGAACATTATGCAATGGAGTACAAATCCGGCAGTTCAGAGTGGTATCATTGAACACGTTGACGGGGATACAAGTCAAGTGATGAGTTGGAATATGTCGAGCTTAAATGCCGGTATTGGCATCGGTGGTATCATAGGTGGTTTAGTTGTTTCGAAAATAGATGTTTTAGCTGTAACTTACTTTAGTGCTACCATTGCTCTAGTGGCACTTATATTGGTTATAAGTTTAAAAAAAGTAGCAAAATATAATAAAGCGTAAGTAACTTTAATTCAGAGTATCAAAAATAGCTGATTGGCTCACAAAAATTAGTGATAAATAAGCTTTTGTTATATGTAAATTAATATTTTATTTTAAGCAGAAAACAGAGTTTTGGGAAGTCAAACAGTAATGAGGACGGACACATGTCGATTGAAAAATTGATGTCATGTGCCCGTCCTCATTTTTATTAAATTATAGATTATTAGAAAAGTTGATTTGTTTTTCGGGGATTTGCTTAGAATTTAGTTGTATTTCACTAATGTTTAAATGCGCTTTTTTATTTGAGAAATGAGCAATAAATGCTGAGATAATAATATATATAAAGGTGCCTATGATATAACCTAATTTTAAATCTGAAATTAGCAAATAAGATTGGCATAGCAAGACTATAATTGCACTTATAGCAATTGTCACTAGGATAGGATAAGGCACTTTAAATGGGGAGTGTTTATATGCTTCAGGATATTTTTTTGGCAATTGTGTCACAGCTAAGGCTGGAAATGCAAATACAATTAGAGAAATGCCTGTACCAAGTTGTGCAACAACATCTAAAGACATACCTGTAATAATAGGCAATGCACCAATAATGTAAAAGATAAGTAATAGCCAATGAGGTGTACCAAACCGTTTGTTTACGCTACCTAAATATTTAGGTAAATAACCATCGTGAATTGCCACTAATAAACTTTTTGTTACCCAAGTAAAAGTCGAATTAAGTGTTGTTGCTAAAGCAAACATCGCGCCACCAACCATAAAGAAGATAAATACCGGGGTTGGTAATACTTCTTTTGCGACACTCGTTAAAGGTCTACCTGCTACTTCTGGAATAGGTAATACACCTACTGCAATTGAGGCAATAAATGCGTATAATAATCCGACAAATATAGTAGCAACAATAATAACAATGGGAATGTCCCTTTTAGGGTTTTTCATTTCTCCACCAAGTTCAGCAACTACTTGAGCACCACCAGTCGCAAAAGAAACAAGGCCTACAGCAGTAAAGAAGCCGGTGAAACCATCTGGGAGCATAGATTTCGTATTAAATACACCAAAGTTAACATGTGGAACACCAAATATGATAAAGCAAGACAAAGCCACTATTAAAGTGACTACCATAATATTTCCAATAATAGAGGCAGATTTAATACCAACGATATTTACGATAAATAAAATAGTTAATAATGAGAAGGCGACAGTCCTAACCGGTACTCCAGGGAAAAGACCTTCTAAATATTGTGCGAATGATAATGCATATAATGACAACGTGATCTGTAAAAAGATAAATAATAATAACCAAAAAATGCCTGTCTTTGGAGACAATAAACGACTAGTGTATTGATACATTCCGCCAGTAGTAGGTAATGTCGAACCTAATATTGCGATAGGGAGCATCGTAAGTAAGGTGATGATGGCAGATAAAATAAATGCAGGTGTTATGCCACTACCAGTCATCTGTATACCAATTCCAGTAAGTGACATGACCCCAGCACCTATGATTTGCCCGATAGCTATACCCAAGACGTCAGTTAAACCTAGTACTTTTTTTAAATTTGTTGCTTGTTGCATTAAAATCACCTCATATTCTATGTAATAGTCTAAATAATAAAAAAATCATACCATAACAACCATTCAATTCATATTATATCAATCGGAAAACTTAACATAAATATTAAAAAGATTAAATCTAGATAAAATTAATCATTTCATAGTAGAATAAATATAAATAAATTAATTATAAAGAGGTGTAATTTTTATGACTAATGAACACGATGATCATATTAAAGTAAATGCATTTATTGATAGATTAAAACAATGGCAAGATGAATTTAAAATAATGCGTGAAATTATTCGAGAAACTGAATTAGTGGAAGATTATAAATGGATGCACCCTTGTTACACGTTAGAGAATAAAAATGTTGTGATTATTCAAGATTTTAAACATTATTGTGCTTTGCTTTTTGAAAAAGGATCTATCATGGAAGACCCATATCAATCACTTATTCAACAAACGAAAAATGTTCAAGCTGCAAGACAGTTGCGCTTTGAAAGCCTAGAAGAAGTTGAAAACCGAAGAGATGAAATTAAATGGTATGTTGAAGAAGCAATAAGAATTGAAAAATCAGGCAAGCAAGTGCCAATGAAAAAAACAGCAGACTATGAAATGCCAGAAGAACTACAAATAAAATTAAATGACAGCCCTCAACTTGAAGAAGCATTTTATAATTTAACACCCGGTAGACAGAGACAGTACATGTTCCATATCGGACAAGCTAAAAGAGCGACAACACGTGAAAAACGTGTTGAAAAATATGTGGATCATATTTTAGAAGGTAAGGGTATAGATGATAAATAATATAGACTTGAAGTTGATATTAAAATAACAGAATAAGTCTAGAAAAATAGCAACATAATTTAAGTAAGTTGAAAAAAGTGTAGAATGATTTTTAAGAGTTATTCATATTTAATATAAATAAAATAAAACGTGTATTTAGTTCATATCGCTTGTTTAACGGTCATTATTTTAATTAATAATAAAAAGATACAGTTGCAACTTTAACAATTATCGTTTATAGTTTGCTCGAATATAAAAAGTGTTATGAGATATCAACTCGTAACGTACTTTTAGAGAGAAGGTGTATTAATGCCAAGAGTTTCTAAACGGATACAATTACTAGAGGCAGCTGCATCTATCGTTAA
This window harbors:
- a CDS encoding APC family permease, with the protein product MQQATNLKKVLGLTDVLGIAIGQIIGAGVMSLTGIGIQMTGSGITPAFILSAIITLLTMLPIAILGSTLPTTGGMYQYTSRLLSPKTGIFWLLLFIFLQITLSLYALSFAQYLEGLFPGVPVRTVAFSLLTILFIVNIVGIKSASIIGNIMVVTLIVALSCFIIFGVPHVNFGVFNTKSMLPDGFTGFFTAVGLVSFATGGAQVVAELGGEMKNPKRDIPIVIIVATIFVGLLYAFIASIAVGVLPIPEVAGRPLTSVAKEVLPTPVFIFFMVGGAMFALATTLNSTFTWVTKSLLVAIHDGYLPKYLGSVNKRFGTPHWLLLIFYIIGALPIITGMSLDVVAQLGTGISLIVFAFPALAVTQLPKKYPEAYKHSPFKVPYPILVTIAISAIIVLLCQSYLLISDLKLGYIIGTFIYIIISAFIAHFSNKKAHLNISEIQLNSKQIPEKQINFSNNL
- a CDS encoding YdeI/OmpD-associated family protein, which encodes MTNEHDDHIKVNAFIDRLKQWQDEFKIMREIIRETELVEDYKWMHPCYTLENKNVVIIQDFKHYCALLFEKGSIMEDPYQSLIQQTKNVQAARQLRFESLEEVENRRDEIKWYVEEAIRIEKSGKQVPMKKTADYEMPEELQIKLNDSPQLEEAFYNLTPGRQRQYMFHIGQAKRATTREKRVEKYVDHILEGKGIDDK